The proteins below come from a single Benincasa hispida cultivar B227 chromosome 4, ASM972705v1, whole genome shotgun sequence genomic window:
- the LOC120075834 gene encoding putative L-ascorbate peroxidase 6 isoform X2: MTSTFFNPAPPCNAAVVSSSFLRFGFIPKFPAIIPLSSLSTVPFRAKTTVNCSLPAHGDASVQTDFCFLKKREFVFSAALPFLLILAESVEGFKAEAAELDKREVERIREEVRKVVTKGRAPGLLRLVFHDAGTFEMNDTSGGMNGSIIHELDRPENRGLKKSVKILEEAKSTLDLIRPVSWADVIAVAGAEAVSVCGGPSISVELGRLDSEKPDPEGKLPEESLDAVGLKQIFSRKGFATRELVALSGAHTIGGKGFGSPVVFDNAYFKILLEKPWSSNGGMSSMIGLPSDHALADDDECLRWIKEYANDQNVFFEDFQNAYIKLVNSGAKWKS; the protein is encoded by the exons ATGACTTCCACCTTCTTCAACCCTGCGCCGCCATGCAACGCCGCTGTTGTTTCTTCTTCGTTTCTCAGATTCGGGTTCATACCGAAATTTCCCGCCATCATACCTTTATCGTCTCTTTCGACGGTCCCGTTTCGCGCCAAAACTACCGTTAACTGTTCTCTCCCCGCCCATGGCGATGCTTCTg TTCAGACTGATTTCTGCTTTCTGAAGAAGAGGGAATTTGTCTTTTCTGCCGCGCTGCCGTTTCTTCTTATTTTGGCTGAATCCGTGGAAGGTTTTAAAGCTGAGGCGGCAGA ATTAGATAAAAGGGAAGTTGAACGGATAAGAGAAGAAGTAAGAAAGGTGGTAACCAAAGGCAGGGCACCTGGTCTGCTTCGTCTGGTATTTCACGATGCTGGAACTTTTGAAATGAATGATACTTCAG GTGGTATGAACGGATCTATCATTCACGAACTTGATAGACCTGAAAACAGAGGTCTCAAGAAATCAGTTAAG ATTCTTGAAGAAGCAAAGAGTACACTGGATTTAATAAGACCAG TATCTTGGGCAGACGTGATAGCAGTGGCTGGCGCTGAAGCAGTTTCAGTATGTGGAGGTCCAAGTATTTCTGTTGAGTTGGGTAGATTGGACTCTGA GAAGCCAGATCCAGAAGGTAAACTTCCTGAGGAATCTCTGGATGCTGTTGGATTAAAGCAAATCTTCAGCAGAAAAGGATTTGC GACAAGAGAACTAGTTGCCCTATCTGGAGCCCATACTATTGGTGGCAAAGGTTTCGGAAGCCCAGTTGTATTTGATAATGCATATTTCAAAATCCTTTTGGAGAAGCCATGGTCATCTAACG gtGGTATGTCCAGTATGATAGGGCTGCCTTCTGATCATGCTCTTGCTGACGATGATGAATGCTTGAG ATGGATCAAAGAGTATGCCAACGATCAGAATGTGTTCTTCGAAGATTTCCAGAATGCTTATATCAAGCTAGTAAATTCTGGTGCAAAGTGGAAAAGCTAG
- the LOC120075834 gene encoding putative L-ascorbate peroxidase 6 isoform X4 yields the protein MTSTFFNPAPPCNAAVVSSSFLRFGFIPKFPAIIPLSSLSTVPFRAKTTVNCSLPAHGDASVQTDFCFLKKREFVFSAALPFLLILAESVEGFKAEAAERLDKREVERIREEVRKVVTKGRAPGLLRLVFHDAGTFEMNDTSGGMNGSIIHELDRPENRGLKKSVKILEEAKSTLDLIRPVSWADVIAVAGAEAVSVCGGPSISVELGRLDSEKPDPEGKLPEESLDAVGLKQIFSRKGFATRELVALSGAHTIGGKGFGSPVVFDNAYFKILLEKPWSSNGGMSSMIGLPSDHALADDDECLRFFSII from the exons ATGACTTCCACCTTCTTCAACCCTGCGCCGCCATGCAACGCCGCTGTTGTTTCTTCTTCGTTTCTCAGATTCGGGTTCATACCGAAATTTCCCGCCATCATACCTTTATCGTCTCTTTCGACGGTCCCGTTTCGCGCCAAAACTACCGTTAACTGTTCTCTCCCCGCCCATGGCGATGCTTCTg TTCAGACTGATTTCTGCTTTCTGAAGAAGAGGGAATTTGTCTTTTCTGCCGCGCTGCCGTTTCTTCTTATTTTGGCTGAATCCGTGGAAGGTTTTAAAGCTGAGGCGGCAGA AAGATTAGATAAAAGGGAAGTTGAACGGATAAGAGAAGAAGTAAGAAAGGTGGTAACCAAAGGCAGGGCACCTGGTCTGCTTCGTCTGGTATTTCACGATGCTGGAACTTTTGAAATGAATGATACTTCAG GTGGTATGAACGGATCTATCATTCACGAACTTGATAGACCTGAAAACAGAGGTCTCAAGAAATCAGTTAAG ATTCTTGAAGAAGCAAAGAGTACACTGGATTTAATAAGACCAG TATCTTGGGCAGACGTGATAGCAGTGGCTGGCGCTGAAGCAGTTTCAGTATGTGGAGGTCCAAGTATTTCTGTTGAGTTGGGTAGATTGGACTCTGA GAAGCCAGATCCAGAAGGTAAACTTCCTGAGGAATCTCTGGATGCTGTTGGATTAAAGCAAATCTTCAGCAGAAAAGGATTTGC GACAAGAGAACTAGTTGCCCTATCTGGAGCCCATACTATTGGTGGCAAAGGTTTCGGAAGCCCAGTTGTATTTGATAATGCATATTTCAAAATCCTTTTGGAGAAGCCATGGTCATCTAACG gtGGTATGTCCAGTATGATAGGGCTGCCTTCTGATCATGCTCTTGCTGACGATGATGAATGCTTGAGGTTCTTCTCTATCATTTAA
- the LOC120075834 gene encoding putative L-ascorbate peroxidase 6 isoform X3 has product MTSTFFNPAPPCNAAVVSSSFLRFGFIPKFPAIIPLSSLSTVPFRAKTTVNCSLPAHGDASVQTDFCFLKKREFVFSAALPFLLILAESVEGFKAEAAERLDKREVERIREEVRKVVTKGRAPGLLRLVFHDAGTFEMNDTSGGMNGSIIHELDRPENRGLKKSVKILEEAKSTLDLIRPVSWADVIAVAGAEAVSVCGGPSISVELGRLDSEKPDPEGKLPEESLDAVGLKQIFSRKGFATRELVALSGAHTIGGKGFGSPVVFDNAYFKILLEKPWSSNGGMSSMIGLPSDHALADDDECLSISRMSSICWTRVEKFI; this is encoded by the exons ATGACTTCCACCTTCTTCAACCCTGCGCCGCCATGCAACGCCGCTGTTGTTTCTTCTTCGTTTCTCAGATTCGGGTTCATACCGAAATTTCCCGCCATCATACCTTTATCGTCTCTTTCGACGGTCCCGTTTCGCGCCAAAACTACCGTTAACTGTTCTCTCCCCGCCCATGGCGATGCTTCTg TTCAGACTGATTTCTGCTTTCTGAAGAAGAGGGAATTTGTCTTTTCTGCCGCGCTGCCGTTTCTTCTTATTTTGGCTGAATCCGTGGAAGGTTTTAAAGCTGAGGCGGCAGA AAGATTAGATAAAAGGGAAGTTGAACGGATAAGAGAAGAAGTAAGAAAGGTGGTAACCAAAGGCAGGGCACCTGGTCTGCTTCGTCTGGTATTTCACGATGCTGGAACTTTTGAAATGAATGATACTTCAG GTGGTATGAACGGATCTATCATTCACGAACTTGATAGACCTGAAAACAGAGGTCTCAAGAAATCAGTTAAG ATTCTTGAAGAAGCAAAGAGTACACTGGATTTAATAAGACCAG TATCTTGGGCAGACGTGATAGCAGTGGCTGGCGCTGAAGCAGTTTCAGTATGTGGAGGTCCAAGTATTTCTGTTGAGTTGGGTAGATTGGACTCTGA GAAGCCAGATCCAGAAGGTAAACTTCCTGAGGAATCTCTGGATGCTGTTGGATTAAAGCAAATCTTCAGCAGAAAAGGATTTGC GACAAGAGAACTAGTTGCCCTATCTGGAGCCCATACTATTGGTGGCAAAGGTTTCGGAAGCCCAGTTGTATTTGATAATGCATATTTCAAAATCCTTTTGGAGAAGCCATGGTCATCTAACG gtGGTATGTCCAGTATGATAGGGCTGCCTTCTGATCATGCTCTTGCTGACGATGATGAATGCTTGAG CATTTCAAGAATGAGTTCAATTTGTTGGACTAGAGTAGAAAAGTTCATATGA
- the LOC120075834 gene encoding putative L-ascorbate peroxidase 6 isoform X1, with translation MTSTFFNPAPPCNAAVVSSSFLRFGFIPKFPAIIPLSSLSTVPFRAKTTVNCSLPAHGDASVQTDFCFLKKREFVFSAALPFLLILAESVEGFKAEAAERLDKREVERIREEVRKVVTKGRAPGLLRLVFHDAGTFEMNDTSGGMNGSIIHELDRPENRGLKKSVKILEEAKSTLDLIRPVSWADVIAVAGAEAVSVCGGPSISVELGRLDSEKPDPEGKLPEESLDAVGLKQIFSRKGFATRELVALSGAHTIGGKGFGSPVVFDNAYFKILLEKPWSSNGGMSSMIGLPSDHALADDDECLRWIKEYANDQNVFFEDFQNAYIKLVNSGAKWKS, from the exons ATGACTTCCACCTTCTTCAACCCTGCGCCGCCATGCAACGCCGCTGTTGTTTCTTCTTCGTTTCTCAGATTCGGGTTCATACCGAAATTTCCCGCCATCATACCTTTATCGTCTCTTTCGACGGTCCCGTTTCGCGCCAAAACTACCGTTAACTGTTCTCTCCCCGCCCATGGCGATGCTTCTg TTCAGACTGATTTCTGCTTTCTGAAGAAGAGGGAATTTGTCTTTTCTGCCGCGCTGCCGTTTCTTCTTATTTTGGCTGAATCCGTGGAAGGTTTTAAAGCTGAGGCGGCAGA AAGATTAGATAAAAGGGAAGTTGAACGGATAAGAGAAGAAGTAAGAAAGGTGGTAACCAAAGGCAGGGCACCTGGTCTGCTTCGTCTGGTATTTCACGATGCTGGAACTTTTGAAATGAATGATACTTCAG GTGGTATGAACGGATCTATCATTCACGAACTTGATAGACCTGAAAACAGAGGTCTCAAGAAATCAGTTAAG ATTCTTGAAGAAGCAAAGAGTACACTGGATTTAATAAGACCAG TATCTTGGGCAGACGTGATAGCAGTGGCTGGCGCTGAAGCAGTTTCAGTATGTGGAGGTCCAAGTATTTCTGTTGAGTTGGGTAGATTGGACTCTGA GAAGCCAGATCCAGAAGGTAAACTTCCTGAGGAATCTCTGGATGCTGTTGGATTAAAGCAAATCTTCAGCAGAAAAGGATTTGC GACAAGAGAACTAGTTGCCCTATCTGGAGCCCATACTATTGGTGGCAAAGGTTTCGGAAGCCCAGTTGTATTTGATAATGCATATTTCAAAATCCTTTTGGAGAAGCCATGGTCATCTAACG gtGGTATGTCCAGTATGATAGGGCTGCCTTCTGATCATGCTCTTGCTGACGATGATGAATGCTTGAG ATGGATCAAAGAGTATGCCAACGATCAGAATGTGTTCTTCGAAGATTTCCAGAATGCTTATATCAAGCTAGTAAATTCTGGTGCAAAGTGGAAAAGCTAG
- the LOC120075367 gene encoding EIN3-binding F-box protein 1-like produces the protein MAKIFGFTLTESEDFFPGAPIYPNPKDTSLFLSLGRQVDVYYPLRKRSRVNPPFVPSGEILQKKDASIEVLPDECLFEIFKRLPDRETRSLCACTSKRWLMLLSSISGNEFYSGSRNLKPKNIVTENEEDNQIENDGYLSRNLEGKKATDVRLAAIAVGTASCGGLGKLSIRGGNHGFEVTNLGLKAVAHGCPSLKAISLWNLSSIGDEGLIEIAKGCQLLEKLDLCHCPGISNKALLQLAKNCPNLTDITIESCVKIGNESLQAIGKSCLNLKSISIRDCPLIGDQGIVSLFSSTSYTLNKVKLQGLNVTDVSLAVIGHYGRAVTDLMLTGLTNVSERGFWAMGNGHGLQKLRSFTLNSCHGVTDVGLQSIGKGCPNLRKFCLRKCSFLSDNGMVSFAEAATSIENLQLEECHRITQLGLFGTILNCGAKLKALSLVNCLGIKDLSLNLPSLSSCKLLQSLSVCNCPGFGNASLTLLSKLCPQLQHVELSGLNGITDSGLLPLFMNCKAGLVKVNLSGCVNLTDKVVSSLTKLHGWTLELLNLDGCLKVTDSSLVEIAENCPLLNDLDVSKCCITDFGVATLAQANQFNLQILSVFGCSALTDQSLLAFVKLGDSLLGLNLQHCNSISTRSIELLLAQLHRCDILY, from the exons ATGGCTAAGATCTTTGGTTTTACTC TCACAGAAAGTGAGGATTTTTTCCCTGGGGCACCAATCTATCCCAACCCCAAGGATACAAGTCTCTTTTTGTCCCTTGGTCGTCAAGTGGATGTTTATTATCCTCTCCGTAAGAGGTCCCGAGTCAATCCCCCATTTGTGCCTAGTGGAGAAATACTCCAAAAGAAGGATGCATCTATTGAGGTTCTTCCAGATGAGTGTCTCTTTGAGATCTTCAAACGCTTGCCTGATAGAGAGACGAGGAGCCTCTGTGCTTGCACTTCTAAACGCTGGCTCATGCTTTTAAGCAGCATAAGTGGAAACGAATTTTATAGCGGTTCCAGAAATTTGAAGCCTAAGAATATTGTGACTGAAAACGAGGAAGATAACCAAATTGAGAACGATGGATATCTTTCACGAAATTTGGAAGGGAAGAAGGCAACGGATGTTAGACTAGCTGCCATAGCAGTAGGAACTGCTAGCTGTGGTGGCTTGGGCAAGTTGTCAATTCGTGGAGGCAATCATGGCTTTGAGGTTACAAACCTTGGCCTTAAGGCTGTTGCACATGGATGTCCTTCCCTTAAAGCTATTTCTTTGTGGAATCTGTCTTCAATAGGTGATGAAGGTCTGATTGAAATTGCCAAGGGATGTCAACTCCTAGAGAAGCTTGATTTATGTCATTGTCCTGGAATTTCAAACAAAGCTTTACTGCAACTTGCCAAAAACTGCCCTAATCTGACTGATATAACAATAGAGTCTTGTGTAAAAATTGGCAATGAAAGCCTACAAGCTATTGGGAAATCTTGTTTGAATCTGAAGTCTATTTCGATCAGAGACTGCCCTCTTATTGGGGATCAAGGAATAGTAAGCTTATTCTCTTCCACCTCTTACACCTTAAACAAGGTGAAGCTCCAGGGTCTAAATGTCACTGATGTGTCGCTTGCTGTCATCGGGCATTATGGAAGGGCAGTTACAGACCTTATGCTTACTGGCCTGACAAATGTTTCTGAGAGGGGATTTTGGGCCATGGGCAATGGTCATGGCTTGCAAAAGTTGAGATCATTTACACTTAATTCTTGCCATGGTGTGACTGATGTTGGACTACAATCGATTGGAAAGGGTTGCCCAAACTTGAGGAAGTTCTGCTTGCGCAAATGTTCATTTTTGTCAGACAATGGAATGGTCTCTTTTGCTGAGGCTGCTACCTCCATCGAGAACTTACAATTAGAAGAGTGCCACAGGATAACCCAATTGGGTTTATTCGGTACCATCTTAAACTGTGGTGCAAAGTTAAAGGCCCTTTCTCTAGTAAACTGCTTAGGGATCAAGGATTTGAGCCTGAACTTGCCTTCTCTGTCCTCGTGCAAGTTACTGCAGTCATTATCCGTCTGCAATTGCCCTGGGTTTGGTAATGCAAGCTTAACTCTTCTGAGCAAGCTGTGCCCCCAGCTTCAGCATGTGGAGTTATCTGGGCTCAATGGTATTACAGATTCTGGGCTATTGCCACTGTTCATGAATTGTAAAGCAGGATTGGTGAAGGTCAATCTAAGTGGCTGTGTGAATCTAACCGACAAAGTGGTTTCATCCCTGACCAAGCTTCATGGTTGGACTCTTGAATTGCTCAATCTTGATGGTTGTTTGAAGGTCACCGATTCAAGCTTGGTGGAAATTGCAGAGAACTGCCCGTTGCTCAATGATCTAGACGTCTCCAAGTGTTGTATCACTGATTTTGGGGTTGCCACGCTTGCTCAAGCCAACCAGTTCAACCTGCAGATCCTTTCTGTGTTTGGGTGCTCTGCCTTAACTGACCAGAGCTTGCTTGCTTTTGTAAAGTTGGGCGACTCCCTCTTGGGCTTGAATCTTCAGCACTGCAACTCAATCAGCACCAGAAGTATTGAGCTGCTATTGGCTCAACTCCATCGGTGCGACATCCTCTACTGA